TGTGAAGCAGCAGCGCCTCGAGCGATTCAGGCGTGATCTGAAGAATGCCGGAGGGGTTCTCCAGAAGCCGCTTTTTGCGGGATTGCGCGACGTCGCCATGCCAGTGCCACACCGGGATATCCGCCTCCCTGCAGAGGTCGTTGAGCCGCTGGAACTGATCGTTGATCAGCGCCTTCAGGGGGCCGATATAAACCGCGCCGACGGATTTCGGCATATCTTCGGTGAACAGCGTCAGGATGGGAAAGAAGGCGGCCTCGGTCTTCCCCGACGCGGTGGAAGCGGAGAGCAGCAGGTTGTCGTCGGTGTTGAACACGGCGTCACCCGCGGCAACCTGAATGGCCCGCAGCGACTCCCAGTTGTTCTGGTAGATGAAATCCCGGATGAACGGCGCATAGCGGTTGAAGATATTCATCGGCGTCCTCAGATCTCGAACTCTTCGAACTCTTTATCCGGCGCTTCCCCGTCGATCTCCGTCCGGGCGAACTCGAATTGTTCCGAACCGAGAAGCCCGGCGACATCGATTCCGGGATTCTGGTACACGATATTCAGCAGCTCGATGAAATCGCGGATCACTTCGCGCGGCGTGATGTTCGTATCCGCCCCGATCCGGCTGAATTCGATTTTGATGAAGTCGACTAGGTCCTGCTGGCTCAGGGCCGGTTCATATTCGAAAAGCCCGGCGTGGATGGCGGCGAGCTTCTCGATCAGCACAAGCATCTCCTCGTTGGTGAGCGGCGAAAGCCTGATGACCGGCGAAAGCACATCCCGGACGCCGTCGCACCCGAAGCGGCCCGCCTCCAGCCGGGATTTCAGCGCCTCGTAGCTGAACACCCCGCGCCGCGTATCTTCGATGCACGGGAGCGTGCCGCCCATGATGATGCCGAGATGGCGCGCCTTCCCCTGCAGCGTGTCGTTGTACATGGTCAGGATTTTTTCGTAATTGTACTGCCGCGTAATGCTGTTCGGGATCTTGTAGATGTTGACGAGCTCATCGATCAGGATCAGAAGACCACTGTAACCGGCCTTCTTGAGGAACATGGCGAAAAGCTTGATGTACTCGTACCAGTCGTCGTCCGTGATGACGATGTTGACGCCGAGCTCGGCCCTGGCCTCGGTTTTATTCGCATACTCGCCGCGGAACCACTTGACGACCTTCGCCTTTTCCCCGTCGTCTCCGTCGAGGGCGGCGCGGTAGTAGATGGTCAGCAGCCGGGCGAAATCGAAGCCGTGAACCATCTCGTTCAGGGAGTGGATCACCGCGTATATCTTCTTCTCCACCAGCCGGCCGAAGCCGTCGTCGCCGGGCGCGAGCCCGCTCTCGAGCGCCGTTTCGCTCTGAACGCTGCTGATCCACCGGTCGAGGATGAGCGTGAGCGCGCCGCCCTCCGGACGGGTCCGGGTGGACATATTCTGAATCAGTTCCTTGTAGGTGGCGAGCCCCTG
This window of the Victivallis lenta genome carries:
- a CDS encoding ATP-binding protein, encoding MKIPRRISTVIINSLKGGVVPRIGLPYITVGRETEIDALLHDVDLIAEGGASFRFIAGRYGSGKSFLLQTIRNYAMDRNFVVADADLSPERRLQGTRGQGLATYKELIQNMSTRTRPEGGALTLILDRWISSVQSETALESGLAPGDDGFGRLVEKKIYAVIHSLNEMVHGFDFARLLTIYYRAALDGDDGEKAKVVKWFRGEYANKTEARAELGVNIVITDDDWYEYIKLFAMFLKKAGYSGLLILIDELVNIYKIPNSITRQYNYEKILTMYNDTLQGKARHLGIIMGGTLPCIEDTRRGVFSYEALKSRLEAGRFGCDGVRDVLSPVIRLSPLTNEEMLVLIEKLAAIHAGLFEYEPALSQQDLVDFIKIEFSRIGADTNITPREVIRDFIELLNIVYQNPGIDVAGLLGSEQFEFARTEIDGEAPDKEFEEFEI